One genomic segment of Nocardia spumae includes these proteins:
- a CDS encoding ABC transporter ATP-binding protein, with the protein MLSLVLLNIGLELVPPLLLSRFIDEAVTGAGLAALQQTAIEFVAVTVCRQFVVSIAGYLSQDIGWRATNTLRMDLVEHCLGLDMSFHKTHAPGELIERIDGDVSMLAQFFAYFVFELTGRLALVAGILVLTFLVDWRIGALLGAFGVVSVLALRRLRGIAVPHFRALRVVSADLSAFFEENINATEDIRANGARGHARSKLGVLLDKFSDETVKSSVSGRYYSSALEVTVAVAGASTLLLGAVLLRHHSITFGQVYLGFSYMNLLAVSLSMITRQLNQFQSASAGVNRIAELFDTERTIQDGRGGRLAPGSLSIEFDEVGFSYTPDRPTLQQVSFSLDAGQTLGLVGRTGSGKTTIGRLVFRGVDAGTGRVRIGGQDVRLLGLDDLRARVGVVTQDVQLFHATVRDNLTLFDPDVPARRIEEGIDELGLTGWYRGLEDGLDTVIRSGHTLSAGEAQLLAFTRVLLRQPDIVILDEASSLLDPATEKLLDRAMSRLLDGRTAIVIAHRLSTLDYMDQIMVLDQGRILEQGSRADLVHDADSHFAKLLTGAIA; encoded by the coding sequence ATGCTCAGTCTGGTCCTGCTGAATATCGGACTGGAACTTGTGCCGCCGCTACTGCTTTCGCGCTTCATCGACGAGGCTGTGACAGGCGCCGGCCTGGCTGCATTGCAGCAGACCGCGATCGAATTCGTCGCCGTCACCGTCTGTCGTCAGTTCGTCGTATCGATCGCCGGTTACCTGAGCCAGGATATCGGCTGGCGGGCGACCAACACCCTTCGGATGGACCTGGTCGAGCACTGTCTCGGGCTGGACATGTCCTTCCACAAGACGCACGCGCCCGGCGAGCTCATCGAGCGAATCGATGGTGATGTGTCGATGCTGGCCCAGTTCTTCGCCTATTTCGTATTCGAGCTGACCGGGCGACTGGCACTGGTGGCGGGGATACTCGTACTGACTTTCCTCGTCGACTGGCGCATCGGCGCATTGCTCGGAGCCTTCGGCGTCGTGAGCGTCCTCGCCCTGCGCCGGCTGCGCGGTATCGCGGTTCCACACTTCAGGGCACTTCGAGTGGTGAGTGCGGACCTCTCGGCCTTCTTCGAGGAAAACATCAACGCCACCGAGGACATTCGCGCCAACGGAGCCCGCGGGCACGCGCGTTCGAAGCTCGGCGTGCTTCTCGACAAGTTCTCCGACGAGACCGTCAAGAGCAGCGTGAGTGGTCGCTACTATTCGAGCGCGCTCGAAGTGACCGTAGCTGTGGCGGGTGCGTCGACGTTGCTGTTGGGCGCCGTTCTGCTGCGGCACCATTCGATCACGTTCGGGCAGGTCTACCTCGGTTTCAGTTATATGAACCTCCTGGCGGTCTCGCTGTCGATGATCACCCGCCAACTGAATCAGTTCCAGTCGGCCTCGGCGGGAGTCAATCGCATCGCTGAACTGTTCGACACCGAGCGAACGATCCAGGACGGACGGGGCGGTCGATTGGCGCCCGGGTCGCTGTCCATCGAGTTCGACGAGGTCGGCTTCAGTTACACGCCGGATCGGCCAACCCTCCAGCAGGTTTCGTTCTCCCTCGACGCGGGGCAGACCCTCGGCCTCGTGGGCCGGACCGGCAGCGGCAAAACGACGATCGGCCGCCTGGTCTTTCGCGGGGTGGATGCCGGAACAGGCCGAGTTCGCATAGGCGGCCAGGATGTTCGGCTACTCGGGCTCGACGACCTACGCGCGCGCGTCGGTGTCGTGACCCAGGACGTGCAACTCTTCCACGCTACCGTCCGGGACAACCTCACATTGTTCGACCCGGACGTCCCCGCACGCCGCATCGAGGAGGGGATCGACGAACTCGGCCTCACCGGCTGGTATCGCGGACTCGAGGATGGTCTCGACACCGTGATCCGCAGCGGGCACACACTGTCCGCGGGTGAAGCGCAGCTGCTGGCATTCACACGAGTCCTGTTGCGGCAGCCCGATATCGTGATCCTCGACGAGGCGTCATCGCTACTCGACCCGGCGACCGAGAAACTTCTCGATCGGGCGATGTCCCGGTTACTGGACGGCAGAACCGCGATCGTTATCGCGCACCGCCTGTCGACGCTCGATTACATGGACCAGATCATGGTTCTCGACCAGGGACGAATTCTCGAGCAGGGGTCACGCGCCGATTTGGTTCACGACGCGGATTCACATTTCGCCAAGCTGCTGACCGGAGCGATCGCATGA
- a CDS encoding ABC transporter ATP-binding protein — translation MSTGRALRALVRNYPGLFAFDVVLQLLRSTIPLLPGIVVARILDSLVRAPGLSPNMLLLFAVLVGLALARVTALLSCVAVDARVTSRTSSLLMRNAFDAILTKPGAEPLSRSTGDVLSRLGADTEAVSNLLTFTLMVIGSGVQALLAVGIMLSIDAEITLVVFGPLAATGVLINLASQRIKHLHQRNRQADGEVSAFLGEVFGSIQAVQLGGAQQRVLDRFQWLNDTRRGQTLQSKLFTDVFLRSVWGNAANVAIGIVLLLAAAGVEGGTFSVGALALFVAYLGWISDFTALFSQNFALYRQAGIAVGRLAEITPGERGVSELVVEEPRIVPADNRSPIEPLACLEVEGLTFAHPGGNGIHGIDLTVRAGSLVVVTGQVGAGKTTLLRTLTGLLPKQSGTIRWNGTEVTDPAAFFVPPRSAYVPQVPRLFSDSIEENIRMGLRIDHERVREAVRSAVLERDLDSLIDGLQTEIGPRGMRLSGGQIQRVAAARMFVRAPDLLIFDDISSALDTDTERELWDRLMQQPGRTCLVVSHRQAVLDRADHVIVMRGGRVQTPGSHAGVPGSGPGLRARRSSATEECPR, via the coding sequence ATGAGTACGGGCAGGGCGCTGCGCGCGCTCGTCCGAAATTATCCGGGCCTGTTCGCATTCGATGTCGTCCTGCAACTGCTGCGCAGTACGATTCCGCTGCTGCCCGGGATCGTGGTCGCCCGAATCCTCGACTCCCTGGTGCGCGCTCCGGGGCTGTCACCGAATATGTTGCTCTTGTTCGCGGTGCTGGTCGGTTTGGCGCTGGCCAGGGTAACCGCTCTGCTCTCATGCGTAGCCGTCGACGCCCGAGTCACGAGCAGAACCAGCTCACTGCTGATGCGCAACGCCTTCGACGCGATTCTCACCAAACCGGGCGCCGAACCGTTGAGCCGGTCGACCGGTGACGTACTGAGCCGACTCGGTGCGGACACGGAAGCCGTGTCGAACCTGCTCACCTTTACTCTCATGGTGATCGGCTCCGGAGTCCAAGCGCTCCTGGCTGTCGGAATAATGCTCTCGATCGACGCCGAGATCACTCTCGTGGTGTTCGGCCCGCTGGCAGCCACGGGCGTGCTGATCAACCTGGCCAGCCAGCGGATCAAACATCTGCACCAGCGCAACCGTCAGGCCGACGGTGAGGTCAGCGCCTTCCTGGGCGAGGTCTTCGGTTCGATCCAAGCGGTGCAGCTGGGCGGTGCGCAGCAGCGGGTGCTCGACAGGTTTCAGTGGCTCAACGACACTCGCCGTGGCCAGACCCTGCAGAGCAAACTGTTCACAGATGTATTCCTGCGTTCGGTCTGGGGCAACGCCGCCAACGTAGCTATCGGGATCGTCTTGCTGCTCGCGGCCGCGGGCGTCGAGGGCGGTACATTCAGCGTCGGCGCCTTGGCTCTTTTCGTCGCGTACCTGGGGTGGATATCCGACTTCACCGCACTCTTCAGCCAGAATTTCGCGCTGTATCGGCAAGCGGGTATCGCGGTGGGCCGACTCGCGGAAATCACGCCGGGTGAGCGCGGAGTTTCCGAACTGGTCGTCGAGGAGCCGCGAATCGTGCCCGCGGACAACCGATCGCCCATCGAGCCGCTGGCGTGTCTCGAGGTCGAGGGCCTGACTTTCGCCCATCCCGGCGGGAACGGCATCCACGGCATCGATCTGACGGTGCGCGCAGGCTCGCTGGTCGTGGTGACCGGTCAAGTGGGCGCGGGGAAGACGACCCTGCTCAGAACCTTGACGGGGCTACTGCCCAAGCAGTCCGGGACCATACGGTGGAACGGCACGGAGGTCACCGACCCAGCAGCGTTCTTCGTGCCGCCGCGCAGCGCCTACGTACCCCAGGTCCCGAGGCTGTTCAGCGATTCGATCGAAGAGAACATCCGCATGGGCCTGCGGATCGATCACGAGCGGGTGCGGGAAGCGGTCCGGTCCGCCGTTCTCGAGCGGGACCTCGACAGTCTCATCGACGGATTGCAAACCGAGATCGGCCCCCGCGGGATGCGGCTGTCGGGCGGTCAGATTCAACGCGTAGCCGCGGCCAGGATGTTCGTCCGAGCCCCGGATCTGCTGATCTTCGACGACATTTCCAGCGCGCTGGATACCGACACCGAACGCGAGCTGTGGGACCGGCTGATGCAACAGCCGGGTCGGACCTGCCTGGTGGTGTCGCACCGGCAGGCCGTGCTCGACCGAGCCGACCACGTCATCGTCATGAGGGGCGGACGGGTGCAGACACCGGGCAGCCATGCCGGGGTTCCGGGTTCCGGTCCCGGGTTGCGCGCGCGGCGGAGCAGTGCGACCGAGGAATGTCCACGCTGA
- a CDS encoding non-ribosomal peptide synthetase has protein sequence MTEHHGSQRVSRYRRAMFADAEHPELPTDRPRPAESSGARLQHTREISARVAEGLRGIARQHGRPLHEVLLTVFAVVLGKYSRYSDITACSLDPAGLLFLRADTTGDPAFAALLDRATTEIHEARGGLDVPLGRFPDIAPSFAEQSDGGVRISIDYDHDLFDEASIERMAHGFAALLATIGANPAARLSELCLLDEDERRRLLIDTNDTAADPPPDLCVHQLVAQQAHRTPDHVAIVSEGGSLTYRDLDEQANRLAHRLRELGVRTDTSVVVCAERGPRLIIALLAVLKAGGAYVPLDPGLPEDRLALMHSDCGASVLLTRTHLLSRVQPGEDCAVFDLDADWPALENMPSTDPASAAGPHDLAYIIYTSGSTGTPKGVQIEHRGVVNFLAFARDRLGIGPQDTVGQESTAAFDIFTFECWAPLTAGATLVVIRREDLLSPDTLRHAIIGNRLSVLRLPASLLVGHLRTEPDLLAGLDTVCYGGEVVDRSVMDDLMSGPHAPKRLVHWYGPTETTVISTSYPVDHATPAGHTMPIGRPIHNTRVYVVDPHGQPVPEGVPGELWIGGVGVARGYLNAPELNREKFGPDPFADDPSARLYRTGDIVRWLPDGNLQFLHRQDNQVKVRGFRIEPGEIEATVLAHEGIAQCVVVTHGDGDDKLLVAYCVAGRSGRPDGAELRALVARRLPEYMVPQRWDFLDTLPTTISGKIDRRALAARNPVRFVRGEGRGRSAGPVEAAITEVWREVLGLTDIGPDDNFFELGGHSLMGTRVVKKVHTATGVQMKLKDFIRKPTIAAMTAFVAAHSASDAGL, from the coding sequence ATGACGGAACACCATGGCTCACAACGTGTTTCGAGATATCGGCGGGCAATGTTCGCCGACGCCGAACATCCGGAGCTGCCCACCGACAGGCCGCGGCCCGCCGAGAGCTCGGGCGCAAGGCTGCAGCATACGCGCGAGATCTCCGCGCGAGTGGCCGAAGGCCTGCGTGGCATCGCGCGACAGCACGGTCGTCCACTGCACGAGGTGCTGCTGACGGTATTCGCGGTGGTATTGGGTAAGTACAGCCGGTACAGCGACATCACCGCCTGCTCACTCGATCCGGCGGGCCTGCTGTTCCTCCGAGCCGATACGACCGGTGATCCGGCCTTCGCGGCACTGCTGGACCGCGCGACGACCGAAATCCATGAGGCAAGAGGCGGACTCGATGTTCCGCTCGGCCGCTTTCCCGATATCGCACCGTCTTTCGCCGAACAATCGGACGGTGGCGTGCGTATCAGCATCGACTACGACCACGATCTCTTCGACGAAGCGTCGATCGAGCGTATGGCCCACGGGTTCGCCGCGTTGCTGGCGACGATCGGCGCGAACCCGGCGGCGCGGCTGAGCGAGCTGTGTCTTCTCGACGAAGACGAACGCCGGCGCTTGCTGATCGACACGAACGACACCGCCGCCGACCCGCCACCGGACCTGTGCGTTCACCAGCTCGTGGCCCAGCAGGCCCACCGAACTCCCGATCACGTCGCCATCGTCTCGGAGGGCGGGTCGCTGACGTACCGTGACCTCGACGAGCAGGCCAATCGTCTCGCACACCGCCTGCGCGAACTCGGTGTGCGAACCGATACATCCGTTGTGGTGTGCGCCGAGCGCGGACCACGGCTGATCATCGCGCTCCTGGCGGTTCTCAAGGCGGGGGGCGCATACGTACCACTGGATCCCGGCCTCCCGGAGGACCGGCTGGCACTGATGCACTCCGATTGCGGCGCGTCCGTGCTCCTCACCCGGACACATCTTCTCTCGCGCGTGCAACCCGGCGAGGACTGCGCCGTATTCGACCTCGACGCCGACTGGCCGGCACTCGAGAACATGCCGTCCACGGATCCGGCATCGGCGGCGGGTCCGCACGACCTCGCCTACATCATCTACACCTCCGGCTCCACCGGTACGCCCAAAGGGGTGCAGATCGAGCACCGGGGGGTAGTGAACTTTCTGGCCTTCGCCCGTGACCGCCTCGGGATCGGGCCGCAGGACACCGTCGGCCAGGAATCCACCGCCGCGTTCGATATCTTCACCTTCGAATGCTGGGCTCCGCTGACCGCCGGCGCGACACTGGTTGTCATTCGGCGCGAAGATCTGTTGTCTCCGGACACCCTGCGGCACGCGATCATCGGCAATCGGCTTTCCGTACTTCGGCTGCCGGCATCACTGCTCGTCGGCCACCTGCGCACCGAGCCCGATCTGCTCGCCGGCCTCGATACCGTCTGCTACGGAGGCGAGGTCGTGGACCGATCCGTGATGGACGACCTGATGTCCGGTCCGCACGCCCCGAAGCGCCTTGTGCACTGGTACGGCCCCACGGAGACCACGGTGATCTCGACAAGCTATCCGGTCGATCACGCCACCCCGGCGGGCCACACGATGCCGATCGGACGCCCTATCCACAACACCAGGGTGTATGTCGTGGACCCGCACGGCCAGCCGGTGCCGGAAGGAGTCCCCGGCGAGCTGTGGATCGGCGGTGTCGGCGTCGCGCGCGGATACCTCAACGCACCCGAGCTGAACCGGGAGAAGTTCGGTCCGGACCCCTTTGCCGACGATCCGTCCGCACGTCTCTACCGCACCGGGGATATCGTCCGCTGGCTACCGGACGGGAACCTACAGTTCCTGCACCGGCAGGACAACCAAGTGAAGGTCCGTGGCTTCCGGATCGAGCCCGGCGAGATCGAGGCGACCGTTCTCGCGCACGAAGGTATCGCGCAGTGCGTTGTCGTCACCCACGGTGACGGCGACGACAAATTGCTCGTCGCGTATTGCGTTGCCGGTCGATCCGGTCGACCGGACGGAGCCGAGCTGCGGGCGCTGGTTGCGCGCCGGCTGCCCGAGTACATGGTCCCGCAGCGCTGGGATTTCCTGGACACCCTGCCCACGACGATCAGCGGAAAGATCGATCGACGGGCTCTGGCCGCGCGCAATCCTGTCCGGTTCGTTCGGGGGGAGGGCCGGGGCCGATCCGCGGGCCCCGTCGAGGCGGCGATCACCGAGGTCTGGCGCGAAGTTCTGGGATTGACCGACATCGGACCCGACGACAACTTCTTCGAACTGGGCGGTCACTCGCTCATGGGCACCCGCGTGGTGAAGAAGGTCCACACCGCGACCGGCGTGCAGATGAAACTCAAGGACTTCATTCGCAAGCCGACGATCGCGGCGATGACGGCCTTCGTCGCGGCGCACTCGGCTTCCGACGCCGGACTATGA
- a CDS encoding non-ribosomal peptide synthetase has product MHRGTTAYPLSAAQRQLWLLQRLQPDSAAYIMPFALRIGGPLRVDALREALTEVVRRHDVLRTRYVDEDGIPVQFVDEPDGPELLVVDVSGHPEPERTRTLRDLATREAGRPFDLTAGPPLRSTVVRMAEDDHALLLTVHHIAFDAVSAGVFFRELNEFYAGRGAELPPPGTQYTEHAAQQDRRSSDVDLRFWQEHLHEVPLMSLPSDRQPPAVRDERGASFRFDLGTDLSAQLTDLAEERETTPFVILLAAFDTVLSRYTDSPDVVVGTSVSTRDRAELSRTIGYFLNTLALRVRVSPNATVRELLERVDEVVFDALDHADTPFDDVVRAVAPKRVGNRTSLTQVRFSALDERHVAEPALQGLRVERLDVATTTSKFDLDVDAALTPDGVRCNVEYSTDLFDEAMVRRMIEHWRQVLRAFVADLDQRVSTIDMLTEAERERALVSWNDTGAGDSDPRCMHELFEAQAARTPESVAVVYGDDQLSYSQLDREANRLAHALRGAGVGPESTVGICLPRSADLVVSMLGVLKAGGAFIPLDPDLPPARLGFMIGDAGASALITVTDMDEVLPRSGPPRLLLDRDRTTWSALPPGPPPSDVSPDNLAAMIYTSGSTGAPKCAMVSHGNFTNYFHAFDRQYDLRGRIRGIIQMAAFSFDIFVADTMRALFVGAQLVVCPKEVLLSPPDLYALMVRSGANMAEFAPSVLRLLLDHLEQTGRTMAFMDVIAAGGDIWYAADYERTQRLCGPDTRLVDTCGTTETGIDNVTFTGDLPSVTIDAVPIGRPLPGTRVYILDRNLRVVPVGVIGELYIGGRGVGRGYAGRPGLTAVRYVADPFGPEQGARLYRTGDLTRYRADGTIEIIGRADSQVKVRGYRIELGEVESVLRTHAQVGEGAVVVRERASGDRALAAFVTPAAGIDVDLADVRNHLRTCLPRYMVPSAFSVLPRMPVNANGKLDRAALPPAMWDDPGSEATAHVPPTTPEEEILATIWEEVLDVPHVGISDDFFELGGHSLVAMRVVARVREALGVELPVMQIFEHPTIEELAKHLVGRDGDTQAAPTVTARPRPEDGAPLSFGQQRLWFVEQYDPGTAAYHMQSVFELRGRLDVAALHRACAAVMNRHEVLRSVFRVSAGTPRQVVLPSSEPDMRFEDVSEAADGRTEADRIVEQERVRTFDLAEGPLVRLAVVRTAHDEHLVAFTMHHIVTDGWSMPIFLAELAEYYTAGLGAALPALPVQYADFAVWQRDRLDDTVVRRLLEQWRAHLAGAPELLDLPLDRPRPVRPSKRGRCLDFTLSPADLTAVERFGRQHGVTLFMTLLTAFQVLLARYCEQDDVVVGTTIANRTQAATQNLIGFFVNTLPLRLDLSDNPTFAVAAGRVREAALYGYAHQELPFERLVEELNPARDPAYQPVVQVMFTLQSNDEETLTLPGIDAVAMPVVTGTSQSDLSMEATKTDSGLVCTLRYSTDLFDNSTIDYMAQDWGTLLLAAVAAPGTPVEHLPARRYAQRPPRQRQAAPASVRESVPRLPTIASTPIERVLVAIWSEVLRTDVTDTSADFFGLGGHSLLAARVTAMIDELLNVPITVRTLFEHSTVGSLAQHLEPQVADQRAADLADALAAIDTMPDNEMRALLGEAE; this is encoded by the coding sequence ATGCATCGAGGCACGACGGCGTACCCACTGAGCGCCGCGCAGCGCCAATTGTGGCTGCTGCAACGGCTCCAGCCGGACAGCGCCGCGTACATCATGCCGTTTGCGCTGCGCATCGGCGGACCGCTGCGGGTAGACGCCCTGCGGGAGGCGCTGACCGAGGTGGTTCGTCGCCACGATGTTCTGCGCACCCGTTATGTCGACGAGGACGGCATACCGGTGCAGTTCGTCGATGAACCCGATGGCCCGGAACTGCTGGTTGTCGATGTGAGCGGGCATCCGGAACCGGAGCGGACTCGAACCCTCCGAGACCTCGCGACTCGGGAGGCGGGCCGCCCTTTCGATCTGACCGCCGGTCCTCCCCTGCGGTCCACCGTCGTCCGCATGGCCGAGGACGATCATGCGCTGCTGCTGACTGTGCACCACATCGCTTTCGACGCGGTCTCGGCGGGCGTGTTCTTCCGCGAGCTGAACGAGTTCTATGCGGGGCGCGGCGCGGAATTGCCGCCCCCGGGCACGCAGTACACCGAACACGCCGCGCAACAAGACCGCCGATCGTCCGATGTGGATCTGCGGTTCTGGCAGGAACACCTGCACGAGGTGCCGCTGATGTCCTTGCCCTCGGACCGGCAGCCGCCCGCGGTGCGCGACGAACGCGGGGCAAGCTTTCGATTCGACCTCGGCACCGACCTGAGTGCGCAGCTGACCGATCTCGCCGAGGAAAGGGAAACGACACCGTTCGTCATTCTGCTCGCGGCGTTCGACACCGTGCTCTCGCGGTATACCGACAGCCCGGACGTCGTAGTGGGCACATCGGTGTCCACCCGGGACCGGGCGGAGTTGAGCCGGACCATCGGATACTTCCTCAACACATTGGCCCTGCGAGTTCGGGTATCGCCGAACGCGACAGTTCGGGAACTCCTCGAGCGAGTCGACGAGGTCGTGTTCGATGCCCTGGATCATGCGGACACTCCCTTCGACGACGTGGTCCGGGCCGTCGCGCCGAAGCGGGTGGGCAACCGCACATCACTGACCCAGGTTCGGTTCAGCGCCCTCGATGAACGACATGTGGCGGAGCCGGCGCTGCAGGGCCTGAGGGTTGAGCGGCTCGACGTGGCGACTACCACGAGCAAGTTCGACCTCGACGTGGACGCGGCCCTCACACCGGATGGCGTGCGCTGCAACGTCGAATACAGCACCGACCTCTTCGACGAAGCCATGGTCCGGCGGATGATCGAACATTGGCGACAGGTACTGCGTGCCTTCGTCGCCGATCTCGATCAACGGGTATCGACCATCGACATGCTGACCGAAGCCGAACGCGAGCGGGCCCTGGTCAGTTGGAACGACACCGGCGCCGGCGATTCGGATCCGCGGTGCATGCACGAGCTTTTCGAAGCCCAAGCCGCTCGAACACCGGAGTCGGTGGCCGTCGTGTACGGCGACGATCAGCTCAGCTACTCCCAACTGGACCGCGAGGCGAACCGGCTCGCGCACGCCTTACGCGGCGCGGGTGTCGGCCCGGAATCCACTGTGGGTATCTGCCTGCCCAGATCGGCCGACTTGGTCGTCTCGATGCTGGGTGTACTCAAGGCGGGCGGCGCGTTCATCCCACTCGACCCGGATCTTCCGCCCGCGCGGCTGGGGTTCATGATCGGCGACGCCGGTGCCTCCGCGCTGATCACGGTGACCGACATGGATGAAGTACTGCCTCGCTCCGGTCCACCCCGATTGCTGCTCGACCGCGACCGGACAACATGGTCGGCCCTGCCGCCCGGCCCACCCCCGTCCGATGTTTCTCCGGACAACCTGGCGGCGATGATCTACACCTCCGGGTCGACGGGCGCGCCGAAATGCGCGATGGTCTCCCACGGCAACTTCACCAACTACTTCCATGCCTTCGACCGGCAGTACGACTTGCGCGGCAGGATCCGCGGAATCATTCAGATGGCGGCCTTCTCGTTCGACATCTTCGTTGCCGACACCATGCGAGCGCTGTTCGTCGGCGCCCAACTCGTGGTGTGCCCCAAGGAGGTGCTGCTGTCCCCACCGGACCTCTACGCCCTGATGGTCCGCAGCGGCGCGAACATGGCCGAGTTCGCCCCCTCGGTGCTGCGACTGCTGCTGGATCATCTCGAGCAGACCGGCCGGACGATGGCCTTCATGGATGTGATAGCTGCGGGCGGTGATATCTGGTACGCGGCCGACTACGAACGCACCCAACGGCTCTGCGGTCCGGATACCAGACTGGTCGACACCTGCGGCACGACCGAGACCGGTATCGATAACGTCACCTTCACCGGTGATCTGCCGTCCGTGACGATCGACGCGGTACCGATCGGCCGTCCACTCCCGGGCACTCGTGTCTACATCCTCGACCGGAACCTGCGGGTGGTGCCGGTAGGCGTCATCGGCGAGCTGTACATCGGGGGCCGCGGTGTCGGCCGCGGTTATGCGGGAAGGCCGGGCCTGACCGCCGTGCGTTATGTCGCCGATCCATTCGGCCCGGAACAGGGCGCCCGGCTCTATCGCACCGGCGATCTCACCCGGTACCGAGCCGACGGGACGATCGAAATCATCGGCCGGGCCGACAGCCAGGTGAAGGTTCGCGGCTATCGAATCGAACTCGGCGAGGTCGAGTCGGTACTGCGCACCCACGCCCAGGTCGGCGAAGGCGCCGTGGTGGTCAGGGAGCGCGCTTCGGGTGACCGGGCGCTGGCCGCGTTCGTCACACCCGCCGCCGGGATCGACGTAGACCTCGCCGACGTCCGGAACCACCTGCGCACATGTCTGCCGAGATATATGGTGCCGTCCGCCTTCAGCGTGCTGCCGCGGATGCCGGTGAACGCCAACGGCAAGCTCGACCGGGCCGCGCTGCCGCCCGCGATGTGGGACGACCCGGGATCGGAGGCGACGGCTCACGTACCACCGACCACCCCGGAAGAGGAGATCCTGGCCACGATCTGGGAGGAGGTCCTCGATGTTCCCCATGTCGGCATCTCCGACGACTTCTTCGAATTGGGTGGCCACTCGTTGGTCGCGATGCGGGTCGTGGCGCGGGTACGCGAGGCTCTGGGCGTCGAACTACCCGTTATGCAGATCTTCGAGCACCCCACCATCGAAGAATTGGCGAAACACCTCGTGGGCCGGGACGGCGACACTCAGGCCGCACCGACCGTGACCGCCCGGCCGCGGCCGGAGGACGGAGCGCCGCTGTCGTTCGGTCAGCAGCGGCTGTGGTTCGTCGAACAGTACGATCCGGGCACCGCCGCCTACCACATGCAGTCGGTGTTCGAGTTGCGCGGCAGGCTGGACGTGGCCGCATTGCACCGCGCGTGTGCTGCGGTAATGAACCGGCACGAGGTTCTCCGGTCCGTGTTCCGGGTGAGCGCTGGTACCCCCCGGCAGGTAGTGCTGCCATCCAGCGAGCCCGACATGCGATTCGAAGACGTATCCGAGGCGGCCGACGGACGTACCGAAGCTGACCGCATCGTCGAGCAAGAACGTGTGCGGACATTCGACCTGGCCGAAGGACCGTTGGTACGGCTGGCTGTCGTCCGCACGGCCCACGATGAGCATCTGGTGGCCTTCACCATGCACCACATCGTGACCGATGGCTGGTCGATGCCCATATTCCTGGCCGAACTCGCCGAGTACTACACCGCCGGCCTCGGAGCAGCCCTGCCGGCTCTGCCCGTCCAGTACGCGGATTTCGCTGTGTGGCAACGAGACCGGCTCGACGACACGGTGGTCCGGCGGCTCCTCGAACAATGGCGCGCGCACCTGGCGGGTGCACCCGAGCTACTCGACCTGCCGCTGGACCGGCCGCGGCCGGTCAGACCGAGCAAGCGTGGCCGCTGTCTCGATTTCACCTTGTCCCCTGCGGACCTGACAGCCGTTGAGAGATTCGGCCGACAACACGGCGTCACACTTTTCATGACCTTGCTGACGGCCTTTCAGGTGTTACTGGCCCGGTACTGCGAACAGGACGACGTGGTCGTCGGTACGACCATCGCCAACCGCACCCAGGCCGCCACTCAGAATCTGATCGGGTTCTTCGTGAACACACTGCCACTTCGGCTCGATCTGTCCGACAACCCGACGTTCGCGGTGGCGGCCGGCCGCGTCCGCGAGGCGGCACTGTACGGGTACGCCCATCAGGAACTACCGTTCGAACGGCTCGTCGAGGAGTTGAACCCCGCCCGCGATCCGGCGTACCAACCGGTGGTCCAGGTCATGTTCACCTTGCAGAGCAACGACGAGGAGACCCTCACTCTGCCTGGAATCGATGCGGTCGCGATGCCGGTCGTTACGGGGACATCTCAATCGGATCTGAGTATGGAGGCGACCAAGACCGACAGCGGACTCGTATGCACGCTGCGGTACAGCACCGACCTTTTCGACAACTCGACGATCGACTACATGGCGCAGGACTGGGGCACCCTGTTGCTAGCTGCCGTCGCCGCTCCGGGGACTCCGGTCGAACACCTGCCTGCGAGGCGATACGCACAGCGGCCACCGCGTCAGCGTCAGGCTGCACCGGCATCCGTCCGGGAATCCGTGCCGAGGCTTCCCACCATCGCGTCGACGCCGATCGAACGGGTGCTCGTGGCGATCTGGAGCGAGGTACTGCGCACCGATGTGACCGATACGTCTGCCGACTTCTTCGGACTCGGCGGGCATTCACTGCTCGCGGCCCGGGTCACGGCGATGATCGACGAACTCCTGAACGTGCCGATCACAGTGCGGACGTTGTTCGAACATTCGACAGTCGGCAGTCTCGCCCAGCACCTGGAACCGCAGGTAGCCGACCAGCGCGCCGCTGATCTGGCCGACGCACTGGCCGCCATCGACACCATGCCCGACAACGAGATGCGTGCCCTGCTCGGTGAAGCCGAGTAG